The region CACAATTTAGCTAAAATATGGATTAGTGAAGGAAAGAGCTTATGTGCATTTTTTGGACTTTTTCTCTTTTGATCTATGAAGCAAGTTCAGCAGAATTTTATCACCTGAAACAAGTCCAAAATATCATTTGGGAGCTGTTGGTGTAAGCTTTATTTGcaaattcccaatattttccaatttcaccatgtgatggcttatgtgtccatttttccaattcattttcaaaaccaattctcaaaccacaaggcctaggcaagttgtgaatattccaacaaatttcaaatgccatttgtgaggtgttgcaaaaatccccactcaaaaattccaattatttcacaagttggacgattttgcccctggttcatttaacagtccagttgaaatttgaccttttgcattgagcacttttgaagaaatccaattatgcaccatgaaagtacatattaaatggagtttgtgcatataaagaacttgcaatttggacaaagtatgtggtagttatggcctcctgattacggtcttttctgaaattcactgagccatatcttgcaaaccgtacattggattttcaagttcttggactttttggaaaggtgagaacaagatctacatctgtcatgttgaacaatttttcatttgaagcttccttggacttctgtttttgaggtcaaaaactttccacttttggaaacttctattacaagtcagttgctatttttggcagtttttgtcctgacttgattttcttcattcttaagctttgagatgtcatttaacatTTGTTCCAACCCgaatgaagtgtcttcaactcatttccacctcccaattaaccagatcatgtacagttgaccacagttgacttttcatctgatagatgaatttggcaatgcacaGATCAAATTGAACCCCAATTCTCAACTGAAAcggctcaagggtgacaccctagcctcaataatcaccattTAACCATATAATGAACCTCATCTCCATCTCAAACACCATCTCCTGATtaaaccctgattggcccaatacaactgattagggttgaccaatggtcaaaaccctaacctcaaggaatcttctccaatcttctgatgacatccaaccatgatgatgatgatgtatcgaTTCAATCAACATGAAGACCAATGCCCTTGGGGgtcacaaaaccctaattcacagcccaatcctcagatggcccatgatcaatcagtacaaccctaggcttgcatcttctgacttcctcatcttctgatcaagacttgggaagatagcttgcactatgtaaccacatgttatgcaatatgaaatgcctaatgtcctaaaatgaaatgcaaatatgttaatgctagtcccaagagaggagggcaaattttgaggtgttacaggccaaggctcctaatgggctggattagctaggcccaaggaggagctgccaggggacgcgtaagaagcgttaagacctagaccaaggcctgccccctggtccaactgcccctatccctaaggagacaatataggggagttgggtgacgtggtgagtgagatgccgttatggctctgcccgacacaacttaggtgtCCGCGATGTGGGTTGACGGGGAGTGGATGGAGATCGTATGAGGAGGGTCCGCTCGTTGTCCGACACGTgtttaaggggccggggagacgttcgtcgggcggacggtcgtccacctgacgtgtcctcgtggtcgtGTGGACATGGccgtttggacgtgggcttggcgagcattgggccgtgccgtgcctaggGTCATGGCCCAGTCCAGAACAGGAGCCCCCCAAGTCGAGTCTCTGAGCCAGAGAGATGACTTATGTTTCAACTGAGGGTTCCCCGAGACGATGGGGAAGCTTGAGCGTTAGACAAGTGAGGTCGTAACAGACCTATTCATGACCGACCCTTTCTTCGGGAATGTCGGGGACGGAGGTGATCGGTTGGTCTGCACCTTCCTTGTAGTAAACGCGGGTATGACGCGGGGAGGTGGCGTCTTGGTGAGTCGAGGAGACGGATAGGCGCTCGGGTCGTTTCAGCTTCTTATCTTTGATAGACGTGTCTCAGAATGAGTGGGGTCGCTTCGTTTCGTGTGCAAAGACGGCGTAGGCAGGCTAGGCAATGATGACCTAGCGTGTTGGTCCACGTGCCAAGCCCTATAAAAAAGGGGTTGAGTAACTTCATTTCCACTTTTTTCGCTCACACGTTCACCGGAGTTCTCCACATTCTCTCTCGTTTGCTCGCTCTACCGTCTGGACCGCCGTCTCCGCCCGTCCTCCTATCTGAACCACCGTACCCCTTTCAACTCAACTATGTCAGGTATGATTTTCCACCGTGACCCACTGTTTTTCCTTGTTGTTTTCTGTCAAACGCATGCTATTTTTGTAGAAATGTGGTTAGGTTTAACTTAGGAACAGTGTAGTGGACTGTAGGTGTATATTAGATGGTAGAAAATAGGGTTGGGATCATACTGtaccgggcataaacttcatatGCCGGGCAATACTCGCATAGGCtgtatgaagtttatgcccggtcTCCATAGAATGCGCGCGCCACCGAGTTGAGCACGGTTAGTGTCCGTCGCCGCTACGCCCTTTCACTTGACCTGCGGTGGAAGGGTGGATTTGATATGACGTCGAATTCACTCTTTCTGTCTGCGTTTCAGGTGCTACCGGGCGCTTACGACCGAGGAAGGAAGATTCTGGGTCCTCCACCGAAGACGCGACAATCGCTCGTCTCCCTGACGGGAGTGTCCGAGATGGTACCGAACACGCCTCCTCTTCCGGGCAGGTCGACTTCGCATGGGTTGCGGACGAGCCCTTGGAGGAGGGATCAGACTTCTGTGACGAGGCCATCGTTGCTTACGCTATGGTCGAGACCATAAGCCGGGAAGATCCACCAAACTGGTATTGCTGCGCCCCCAGGGAAGAAGACCGCATTTGTCATCATTTCCCGGGGAAGCAGTTCACCATGTATGAATTTGCTTTCCGTGAGGCGGGGATCAGACTGCCCTTCAATTCCTTCCAGATGTCGGTCTTCAAGTGGCTCCGGCTGGCGCCGTCCCAACTACATCCTAATGCTCTCGCATTTATGCGGGCATTCGAGTTAGTTTGCCAGTTCCTCGGCATTGGTTGCACACGGGCTCTCTTCTTCCACGTTTTCCATCTCCAGAGGTCCGGTTCCCGTGGTCGCCACAGTTGGGTTTCTTTCAAGCAGCCCGTGCGTCTGTTCAAGACGTACGAGGATTCTGTTCGCCATTTCAAAAACCGGTGGTACGTGGTGATGCCGATTACCCGGGCTGCCCTTCACTCTCTATACTACTATCAACGGAAACCCAACGGGGAGGAGACGCTGATGTCGAAGATACCGCTGAGGTGGCAGCGTGATCATTTCGATCTCTCCACGGCGCATTACCGGGTCAAGTATGCGATGCTCGGCGAGGAGGATAGGCTCGCGTACAAGAAGCTGGTCGATTACGTGCAGAGCTTCAGCTTGGGGTTCTGGGCGAATCGACAGGGCGTGCCTTACCTGGATGAGACCGGGGAGCTAATCACCGAGACGCGTTATATCAATACGAAGGCTCTGCTCGAGTGTGATACCGAGGAGGAAGCTCTGGCGTTATTGAGTAGGCAGACTTTGTTTagctttttatttctgtttatgaCTTCGCTCGCTAATGTTGGTGTGTAATTTATTTGCAGGTGCTATGCCCAATGCTCGTGATCGGGTGCTGAAGCTAGCGAATCAGGTCGGCGCTCCTGACCGGGtgcccaagaagaagaagaaaactgtGGCCCGTCCCTTGGAGACTGCTGGCGATGCCGGGGCTAGTCCCTCGCAGGCGGCGAGCGTGATTCCTTCCTCTCCTCCTCGATCTAACCCGATCAACATTCCTGATAGCAGTCCGTCGCCAGCGGCTTCTCCCCTCCATAAACGGAAGCGTCCGGCTGGGGCCCTTACCAGGTCGTCTCCAGGAAGTTCGCATGGACCGGGCAGCTATCTTCTACCTCCCTGCTATGTGGAACGGTCGTTCTTCAAGGCCGAGGAGTCGATTGCTGTGCCTGCGCCTGAGGCCAAGGCTATTCTGGACCAGGATGTTGCTGCCCGGAGGAAAGATCTGGCCAGGGATATTGCTGCTGTCATCCGGGTGATGGAGACGGCCATGGTTTTGACCGACACTTCGGTCTCCACCGCCTCGCTGGAGGATGCCCTTTTGCAGGTTCGGACGGAGAAGGAAAGACTATCTCAAGATCTGTCGGACTACAAAGAAGAGCATCAGCTGCAGGAAGGGCTGAGCCAGAAGCTGGAGGAGGTGGAAAAGGAGAGGGACCAGTTGAAGGCTGCTAAGGCGAGCTTGGAAGAGCAGGTGGTCGACCATCAGAAGCTGACCGAGGACAACGCTTGCCTACGGGCTCAGGTTGAGTTTCTCGAGGGAAAGGTCCGTCCTCTGGCAGATGAGACCGAGGAGGAACACGCCCTTGGTTCGCGCGGTGAGCTGCTAGGGCATATTCGGACTCTCAACCAAGATCTCGTGGCCTGCTTCAAAGAGGGTTTCGACAATGCTGTCGAGCAGCTCGGGCTTCTGAACCCTGAGTTGGTGACAGTAGGGTCGGCCTATAACTGCTGCGTCCGGGACGGTGAGATTATCTGCCCGTTTGAAGCGGAGGAGGAGCTGGGGGGAGAAGAAGgagaagaggatgaagaggtgctccgagcggagtcttagtttatttgtttttctttgattttAGTTATCATGGCCTGCGTGCCTTATGTATTTGGCCTTCGGGCGTTGTAATATGGCCTTCGGGCGTACTTGGCTTCGGCCGCTCTTATCGTTTGTAATGCCTGAATATTTACGTTATCATTCATTATGCTCGTTTGTGTTTGATACTTGTTTGTATGAATTCGTACTCTGCTCGACTTTGATAATCTCCTCGGTTTAGGGAACCGACGAAGTGTCGGGCTTTGTGCCCGTGGGTATCGAGGCCCGGGTCCGTTGTTCGAACCCTGGTCCCGAGGCTTGGGCCCTCCCATCGCGAGCTGGGTGCCCTGCCAGTCCTGGTACTTCGACGTTGAGTCTTGGTCAAGATCCCAACCGTCGGGGAGGGTTGTGTCTGTCATGTGACCCCGGATCGTTCCCGGGTCTCGTGGTTCCTCCCTGGGGTTTTGGGGACGAAGAGCGTGGTCGTACCTGCCACGTCTCCCCGTGGTGTATTTAGCTGTAATATTGTCTAAGTTTTTCTGCGTTCCATGGTCGAGCGAGTTGTTCTCCTTGTAGGTTTTCCAGGTAATAGGCCCCGTTGCTCGTTTTGTCGCGGACGCGGTAAGGGCCTTCCCAGTTGGCCGCCAGTTTGCCCTCTCTCGGGTTTTTCTGGTTTCTTCTGAGGACCAGGGTGCCGACCTGGAACTCTCTTTTTATGACTTTCGCGTCATGGCGTAGTGCTATTTTTTGTTTGAGGGTTGTTTCCCTGAGAGCTGCTTCGGAACGTATCTCCTCGACTAGGTCGAGCTCGGCTCTAAGGGTTTCGTCGTTCATTTCCTCGTCTAGGGGCTCCTCCGTCCTCCTCGTTGGCGCCCGTATCTCCACCGGGATGACTGCCTCGGTGCCGTAAGTTAGTCGGAACGGGGTTTCCCGGTGGTAGAATGTGGTGTCGTGCGGTAGGCCCATAGCACGCTATGTAGCTCCTCGACCCATGCCCTCTTTGCCTCACCGAGTCTGCGTTTGAGGCCACGTAAGATTACCCTATTGGCCGCCTCTGCTTGCCCGTTCGTCTGCGGATGCTCGACAGACGTGAAATGCTGTGTGGTGCCCAGGCTGGCAATGAAGTCCTGGAATCCTCCGTCCGTGAATTGTGTCCCGTTGTCTGTGACAAGTGCCTGGGGTATACCGAACCGAGCGAGGATGTTGCGTTTGAAGAACCGGAGAATGTTCTGCGCGGTTATTTTAGCCAGTGCCTCCGCCtcgatccatttggtgaagtaatccaccccgacgatgaggtatttattctgatatgatccggtgacgaagggtccgaggatgtccatgccccaccacgcgaagggccatggggaagacaGTGATTTGAGGTCGTTCGGGGGTGCGAGGTGCATGTCGGCATGTCGTTGGCATTTGTCACATCTTTTGACGTGCTCTTTCGAATCGTTTTGCATGGTCGGCCAGTAGTAGCCTGCTCGAAGGGCTTTTCGTGCGAGCGATCGCCCGCCGAGGTGTTGAGCGTTAATTCCCCGGTGTATCTCTCCAAGTATGTCGGGGACTTTCTCTTCCTCGACGCATTTGAGTAGTGGGATGGAGAATCCTCTCCGGTAGAGTTTGCCTTCGAGGAGTACGTACGAGCATGCGCGTCGTTTGACAGTGGTCGCCTCTTTCGGGTCAGCCGGGAGTTCGTCTCGTGTGAGGTAATTGTAGATGGGTGTCATCCAACAGCGGGCATCTCCAATAGCGTTGACCTCGAGTGGAGGCGGTAGTTTGTCGATGCTGGGCCGAGGGAGAATTTCTTGGATTACTGATTTATTCCCACCCTTTTTCCTCGTGCTGGCTAGTTTCGAGAGAACGTCTGCCCGTGTGTTGTGCTCGCGGGGTATGTGTTGAACTTCCCATTTTTCAAATCTATCAAGTTTTTCTTTGACGAGGGACAAGTACTCGAGGAGGTTGTCGTTCTTGGCTCGGTATTCTCCTCGCACTTGTGAGGCCACGAGCTGGGAGTCGGTGGATATTTTTACCTCTTTTGCTCCCAGGTCCTCGGCTAACCTCAGGCCTGCGAGGaaggcttcgtattcggcttggTTGTTTGATGTTGGGAACGCTAGCGCTAATGATACCTCTATCAGGATCCCTTCTTCATTTTCGAGGATGATCCCGGCCCCGCTGCCTGATGTGCTAGAGGTGCCATCGACGAAGATCGTCCATTTGTGGGCGCTTTCTGCTGGAGTCGGGCAGTGGGTCATCTCCGCGACGAAGTCGGCCAGTGCCTGAGCTTTCAAGGCTTTCCTACTTTCGTATTGTATGTCGAATTCGGAGAGTTCTAGTGACCACTTGAGCATCCTCCCGGCCATATCCGGGCGCCCGAGCAGCTGTTTGATTGGCTGGTCGGTCCTCACCTTTATCGTGTGTGCGAGGAAGTAATATCGTAGTCTCCTCGCTGTGTTGATGAGGGCCAGGGCGACCTTTTCGATTTGCTGATATCGGAGCTCGGGACCTTGGAGTGCTTTACTCGTAAAATAGATGGGCTTTTGTCCTTCGTCGGTTTCTCTTATTAGAACGGCGCTGACGGCCTCGGTTGCCACGGATAGGTATAAGTATAGGGTTTCCTTTTCTGATGGCCGTGATAAGACCGGGGGTTGGGACAGAACCTTCTTTAGATGGAGTAGCGCTTGCTCGCATTCATCGGTCCAGTCGAAGGTAGCCTCTTTGCGAAGGAGTCTGAAGAATGGCAATGCGTGCTGGGCGGACTTGGCGATGAAACGGGAGAGTGAGGCGAGCACTCCATTGAGTGACTGGATCGATTTTTTGGTTTTCGGGGTCGGAAACTCCGAGAATGCCCGGCATTTGTCGGGGTTGGCCTCGATCCCTCTTTCGGTGAGATAGAAACCGAGGAACTTGCCTGCCCGGACTCCGAATGTGCATTTTTCGGGGTTGAACCTCATTTTACACTGTCTCGCCTGCTCGAATACCTTCGCGAGGTGTCGAGCATGGGTTATCTCCTCGTGTGATTTGACGATCATGTCGTCCATGTACACTTCGAGCATGTCCCCTATTTCGTCCTTGAAGACTTTGTTCATCATGCGTTGGTATGTAGCGCCAGCGTTCTTGAGCCCGAACGGCATCACGTTGTAATAGTAATTGCCCGTTGGGGTCATGAACGCTGTGTGTTTCTTGTCTGCGGGCGACATAGGGATCTGGTTGTATCCACTATATGCGTCCATGAAGGACAAGAGTTTAAAACCTGCAGAGTTGTCAACGAGCAAGTCTATATTAGGGAGGGGGAAAGCATCTTTCGGGCAAGCCCTATTAAGATcagtataatcaacacacatacgccattttccattatttttcttaacGAGGACTACATTAGAGAGCCAGGTTGTGTACTGGGCTTCAGAAATAAAATTTGCCTCTAAGAGGTCTTTTACAGCTCGCTCGGCAGCCTCTGCCTTTTCGGGCGATTGCTTGCGTCTACGCTGCGCTATGGGTTTGGCTGCCCGGTCTAAAGCTAGCTTATGACACGCGATCTCGGGGTCCAGCCCGGGCATTTCCGCGGCATTCCACGCGAAGAGGTCGGAGTTCTCTTTGAGGCATGCTACTAGCTCTTCTCTTGTTTCCTCGGGTAGTCCCTTACCTATCTTCACCGTCCTTTCCGGATCGTCCCCAAGAGGAATGAGTTCGAACTCCCCGTCGGGGATTGGTCGGACCGGGTGTTCGAGAGAGCGTTCCTTGGGGAACCTCCCCTCTTCGGTCTCGTCCAGCCCGATGCGACAGTCGAGGTCGATGGCGTTGACTCCTCGGGCAGGATCCTCGGTCTTGAGTTTTTTGCTGTTGCAGTTGCTCTTCGTGCTGACTACGGCCTGTCCTTTTACTGCGGCGTCGTAGCATCGCCGGGCTGCTTCGATGTCACCATGGATGGTGACCACACGTCCCAATTTGGTGTAGTATTTCATCTTCAGGTGGACGGTGGATGGGACCGCGGTGAGTTCGGCCAGTGTCGGGCGTCCAAAGATGCAATTGTAGAGAGACGGACAGTCTACGACCAGGAATTGGATTTTGACTTCCCTGGCCGTTTCTTGTTCGCCGAAGGTGACGAGGAGCTCAACATATCCCCACGGTCTGGTTGTTGCTCCGTTGAATCCTTGGAGATCTGATCCGACGTAGGGGGCTAAGTTGGTCTTGTCTAGCTTCAGAGTCTTGAAGAGGTGGACGTACATGATATCCACTGAGCTGCCTTGGTCGACCAGGATGCGTCGTACGTCGAATTGGGCCATCTGTGCCCTTATCAATAGTGGGATGCCCGAGTTCGGGGATCCGCCCGGGAGTTCCTCCAGGAAGAAGGATATTGGGTTGGATTTTCCCCGGTATTTTGTCAATGTCGCTTTCTGCTCGGGGGCAGTCAGTAGGAGTTCGTCGAACTTACGTTTGACGGAGAGGGCCGCGGATTCCCCGTTAGTTCCTCCTCCTGATATCACCAGTGTGGTAGGGAAGTTTTCCCAGGGGCTGAGTGCAGTGATCTTGCCCTCGGGCAATGGTTcggggaggaagaaatctttCGGTCGTGACACGCAGAGGGCCACTGGATAGGGAGAGTTGTTAGGGGGTGTGTCTTCCCGGGGTCTCTTCTTCTCTGGCTCGTCGTGTCTGGGAGCTTCGTTCTTCCTCGTATACTGCTTCAGGTGCCCCTCTTGGATTAAAATTTCTATCGCATCCTTTAGGTGGACGCAGTCTTCGGTCACGTGCCCGTGACTTCTGTGGAACCGGCAGTACTTTGATTTGTCGGTGTGGGGTTTTGGTGCAGACGGTTTTGGGAACCTGACCCTGCCCTGCTTAAATTCAGAGTTGATACATTCTGCGAGGATGCACTCTCGAGGAGCTGTCAGTAAGGTGTACTCGCTATATCTGCCCGCGGGGCCTCTTCCTTCCCGGAGCTCGCGAGGTCTTTCTTCTCTTCGTTTGTCTCCGTTGCGACGGGAAATGCTCGTGTCCTCGCGTTTTGAGTGCTCGGTCTCCCCAGCGTTACGTCCGCTGCGGGCATTGTGTGCCACCTGCTTTTCCTCGTATCTGATGTAGGCCTGGGCTTTATGCAGGAGCTCGTTTAAGGTGCGGGGAGGCTCGATCCCTACGGCTCTGCTAAGTTCACTGCCGGGCAAGAGACCTCTCTCGAGGAGATACTTCTTCATGTGCTCGGTGGTATCTACCTCGACAGCTTCCTGGTTGAATCGCTCGATGTATGAGCGCAGTgtttcattcttcttctgcaCTATGGCTTCAAGGGTCGCCTCAGTCTTGGGGTGACGACGGGAAGCTGTAAAGTGCCTGGTGAACATGGACCTCATGACTCTCCATGACGTAATGGACTCAGGGGCCAAGCTTTTGTACCAAGCCATGGCCCCTTTCCTGAGGGTCGTTGAGAACAGTCGGCATTTGAGGTGCCCGGTTATATCATTGCGGTAGTCGAGCATCGCGTTGACGTTGTCGACGTGATCGTCGGGATCTGTAGTCCCGTCGTACACAGCTAGATTTGGTGGTTTCTCCATGCCTTTGGGGAGCGGGGCTTCCATTATTGCCCGAGACAGGGGGCAATGCAAATCTTCCTCGTCGCTCCTTAAGGGAGACAGTTCGTTGTTGTCGGGGCTGCGTCCGCGCCTTGGTGATGTTCCCGCTCGACCACCGTCACGACGGGCGCGGGCCCTGCTGACGTGGGGTTCTGGAGAGCGACGTCCTCGCTTCTTCGTTGGCTCCGAACGTTGTTGCATCCTACTCACCGGCTGGGGTCGGGCCTCTCGTCGTTCGGCTTCGAGGGCCATGATTCGTTCGTGTTGCTGGTGGAGCATAGAACCGGCCTGATTGAGGGCATTCACCATGGCAATCATTACGGCGTCTCCTTCAACGGGAACGGGAATGGGATGAAATGTCTCTGCCCCTAAATTGCGGGCGTGAGAGGCATCCCCGTTGTTTTGGGGCTCTGGAGA is a window of Lathyrus oleraceus cultivar Zhongwan6 chromosome 6, CAAS_Psat_ZW6_1.0, whole genome shotgun sequence DNA encoding:
- the LOC127095982 gene encoding uncharacterized protein LOC127095982; the encoded protein is MAGEQHSDHSRPLDNYNMDDGPPSHETGARDGHPSTPSPEPQNNGDASHARNLGAETFHPIPVPVEGDAVMIAMVNALNQAGSMLHQQHERIMALEAERREARPQPVSRMQQRSEPTKKRGRRSPEPHVSRARARRDGGRAGTSPRRGRSPDNNELSPLRSDEEDLHCPLSRAIMEAPLPKGMEKPPNLAVYDGTTDPDDHVDNVNAMLDYRNDITGHLKCRLFSTTLRKGAMAWYKSLAPESITSWRVMRSMFTRHFTASRRHPKTEATLEAIVQKKNETLRSYIERFNQEAVEVDTTEHMKKYLLERGLLPGSELSRAVGIEPPRTLNELLHKAQAYIRYEEKQVAHNARSGRNAGETEHSKREDTSISRRNGDKRREERPRELREGRGPAGRYSEYTLLTAPRECILAECINSEFKQGRVRFPKPSAPKPHTDKSKYCRFHRSHGHVTEDCVHLKDAIEILIQEGHLKQYTRKNEAPRHDEPEKKRPREDTPPNNSPYPVALCVSRPKDFFLPEPLPEGKITALSPWENFPTTLVISGGGTNGESAALSVKRKFDELLLTAPEQKATLTKYRGKSNPISFFLEELPGGSPNSGIPLLIRAQMAQFDVRRILVDQGSSVDIMYVHLFKTLKLDKTNLAPYVGSDLQGFNGATTRPWGYVELLVTFGEQETAREVKIQFLVVDCPSLYNCIFGRPTLAELTAVPSTVHLKMKYYTKLGRVVTIHGDIEAARRCYDAAVKGQAVVSTKSNCNSKKLKTEDPARGVNAIDLDCRIGLDETEEGRFPKERSLEHPVRPIPDGEFELIPLGDDPERTVKIGKGLPEETREELVACLKENSDLFAWNAAEMPGLDPEIACHKLALDRAAKPIAQRRRKQSPEKAEAAERAVKDLLEANFISEAQYTTWLSNVVLVKKNNGKWRMCVDYTDLNRACPKDAFPLPNIDLLVDNSAGFKLLSFMDAYSGYNQIPMSPADKKHTAFMTPTGNYYYNVMPFGLKNAGATYQRMMNKVFKDEIGDMLEVYMDDMIVKSHEEITHARHLAKVFEQARQCKMRFNPEKCTFGVRAGKFLGFYLTERGIEANPDKCRAFSEFPTPKTKKSIQSLNGVLASLSRFIAKSAQHALPFFRLLRKEATFDWTDECEQALLHLKKVLSQPPVLSRPSEKETLYLYLSVATEAVSAVLIRETDEGQKPIYFTSKALQGPELRYQQIEKVALALINTARRLRYYFLAHTIKVRTDQPIKQLLGRPDMAGRMLKWSLELSEFDIQYESRKALKAQALADFVAEMTHCPTPAESAHKWTIFVDGTSSTSGSGAGIILENEEGILIEVSLALAFPTSNNQAEYEAFLAGLRLAEDLGAKEVKISTDSQLVASQVRGEYRAKNDNLLEYLSLVKEKLDRFEKWEVQHIPREHNTRADVLSKLASTRKKGGNKSVIQEILPRPSIDKLPPPLEVNAIGDARCWMTPIYNYLTRDELPADPKEATTVKRRACSLGEAKRAWVEELHSVLWAYRTTPHSTTGKPRSD